From Amycolatopsis sp. cg9, one genomic window encodes:
- a CDS encoding GH92 family glycosyl hydrolase, translated as MWSQSRRIAAAVAAGVVVVGLAPAAAQAAPAPADPVSLVNPFVGTQNFGNTFPGASAPFGMVQVSPDTGGQGGYDYLQNAIYGFSQTHLSGVGCGVMGELPIMPTTGAVDSVDKNAYKSEYSHDDEHAEPGYYRVGLKKYGVNAELTATARTGWQRYTFPSTGQANVLFNTGQANQSVKDSEIHVVGDRTLEGRVKAGGFCAGHDEHTVYFTATFDRPFSSFGTWRDSTRTPGSRDAAGTGGNGAWAGFDATTDHDVVLKVGLSYTGLDGARKNLAAETSDSYDFDATRAALHQQWADRLGAIKIAGGTTDRQTAFYTALYHAQLHPNLAGDTDGAYTGFDGKVHTASGYTPYQNFSLWDTYRPQNQLLEMLEPQVARDVALSVVAIGRDGGWLPRWALAESETNIMTGDPVTPFLVEAWSKGLLAGHEEEAYALLKKNATSTPPADSPYNGRSGVNHYNDRGYIPSGLELGKDCAAKGGDNDCEHPASATMEYAAADASLALMARGLGHQADAKLFTDRGQWYRNLWDSSIQQFRPRTTEGTFLTPYNPVDADHQFHEGGAYQYQWLVPQDPAGLVSLMGGRTSTEKRLDSFFAYGNLLQDPAGTARKDWIASPYDYYGKATYNPNNEPDLLAPYMYNWVGAPAKTATVVRAAMTLFTTGPDGMTGNDDLGTMSAWYVFSSLGLYPTMSGANFLAVSSPQFESATVRIGQYGRLQGGTLTVNAPGASDANRYIQSVSLNGRDVRQTSLDWSALAHGGTLSHKLGSKPSSWGTSPGATPPSVNNAAGDSRRHVDASLRQTSVVIPAGTAQQVHLDLDVLAQNPALQPVTVSVSAPSKWKAQVQPLQLIWSGRLPVQKTAPITVTVPAGTAPGTYPVQVKVSGLGANSVSRSATVEVRTPSVCASSGAQCAVDLARDLNHDGTATVAASTEGNFDGGGWSYDASLLPAAGPVVWDGVTYAAPDASGTSPNFVEARGQSLLLPAGQHAALKLVGASHNGPVSTTLTAHYTDGTSADLAVTFGDWAGSGSPVVLEMPHRIKAGSGVDGPPVRLFGISAALDGGKTVQSVSLPNDPRVEIYALTLA; from the coding sequence ATGTGGTCGCAGAGCAGACGGATCGCCGCCGCGGTGGCCGCGGGGGTGGTGGTCGTCGGCCTGGCCCCCGCCGCGGCGCAGGCCGCGCCCGCCCCGGCGGATCCGGTGAGCCTGGTCAACCCGTTCGTCGGCACGCAGAACTTCGGCAACACGTTCCCCGGCGCGAGCGCGCCCTTCGGCATGGTGCAGGTCAGCCCGGACACCGGCGGTCAGGGCGGCTACGACTACCTGCAGAACGCGATCTACGGCTTCAGCCAGACGCACCTGTCCGGCGTCGGCTGCGGGGTGATGGGCGAGCTGCCGATCATGCCGACCACCGGCGCCGTCGACAGCGTGGACAAGAACGCCTACAAGTCCGAGTACAGCCACGACGACGAGCACGCCGAGCCCGGCTACTACCGCGTCGGCTTGAAGAAGTACGGCGTGAACGCCGAGCTGACGGCGACCGCGCGCACCGGCTGGCAGCGCTACACGTTCCCCTCGACCGGACAGGCGAACGTCCTGTTCAACACCGGCCAGGCCAACCAGTCCGTGAAGGACTCCGAAATCCACGTCGTCGGCGACCGGACGCTGGAAGGACGGGTCAAAGCCGGCGGGTTCTGCGCCGGGCACGACGAGCACACCGTCTACTTCACCGCGACCTTCGACCGGCCGTTCAGCTCGTTCGGCACCTGGCGCGATTCGACGCGCACCCCGGGCAGCCGCGACGCCGCGGGCACCGGCGGCAACGGCGCGTGGGCCGGCTTCGACGCGACCACCGACCACGACGTCGTGCTCAAGGTCGGCCTGTCCTACACCGGGCTCGACGGCGCGCGGAAGAACCTCGCCGCGGAGACGTCGGACAGCTACGACTTCGACGCCACCCGCGCGGCGCTGCACCAGCAGTGGGCCGACCGGCTCGGCGCGATCAAGATCGCCGGCGGCACCACCGACCGGCAGACGGCGTTCTACACCGCGCTCTACCACGCGCAGCTGCACCCGAACCTGGCCGGCGACACCGATGGCGCGTACACCGGGTTCGACGGCAAGGTGCACACCGCGAGCGGCTACACGCCGTACCAGAACTTCTCGCTGTGGGACACCTACCGGCCGCAGAACCAGCTGCTCGAAATGCTCGAACCGCAGGTCGCGCGGGACGTCGCGCTGTCGGTCGTGGCCATCGGCCGCGACGGCGGGTGGCTGCCGCGCTGGGCGCTGGCCGAGAGCGAAACCAACATCATGACCGGCGACCCGGTGACGCCGTTCCTCGTCGAGGCGTGGTCGAAGGGCCTGCTCGCCGGGCACGAAGAAGAGGCGTACGCGCTGCTCAAGAAGAACGCGACGAGCACCCCGCCCGCCGATTCGCCGTACAACGGCCGCTCCGGCGTGAACCACTACAACGACCGCGGGTACATCCCGAGCGGCCTGGAGCTCGGCAAGGACTGCGCGGCCAAGGGCGGGGACAACGACTGCGAGCACCCGGCGTCGGCGACCATGGAGTACGCCGCGGCGGACGCGTCGCTCGCGCTGATGGCCCGCGGGCTCGGCCACCAGGCCGACGCGAAGCTGTTCACCGACCGCGGCCAGTGGTACCGCAACCTGTGGGACTCCTCGATCCAGCAGTTCCGCCCGCGCACCACCGAGGGCACGTTCCTCACGCCGTACAACCCGGTCGACGCCGACCACCAGTTCCACGAAGGCGGCGCCTACCAGTACCAGTGGCTCGTTCCGCAGGACCCGGCCGGGCTGGTCTCGCTGATGGGCGGCCGCACGTCGACGGAGAAGCGGCTCGACTCCTTCTTCGCGTACGGCAACCTCTTGCAGGACCCGGCGGGCACCGCGCGGAAGGACTGGATCGCGAGCCCGTACGACTACTACGGCAAGGCGACCTACAACCCGAACAACGAACCCGACCTGCTCGCGCCCTACATGTACAACTGGGTCGGCGCGCCGGCGAAGACGGCGACCGTCGTCCGCGCGGCGATGACGTTGTTCACCACCGGCCCCGACGGCATGACCGGCAACGACGACCTCGGCACGATGTCCGCCTGGTACGTCTTCTCCTCGCTCGGCCTGTACCCGACGATGAGCGGCGCGAACTTCCTCGCGGTGTCGAGCCCGCAGTTCGAGTCGGCGACCGTCCGGATCGGACAGTACGGGCGCCTCCAGGGCGGCACGCTGACCGTGAACGCGCCGGGCGCTTCTGACGCGAACCGGTACATCCAGAGCGTGTCGCTGAACGGCCGTGACGTCCGGCAGACGTCGCTGGACTGGTCCGCGCTGGCGCACGGCGGGACGCTTTCGCACAAGCTCGGGTCCAAGCCGTCCTCGTGGGGCACGTCGCCGGGCGCGACACCGCCTTCGGTGAACAACGCGGCCGGTGACTCGCGGCGGCACGTCGACGCGTCGCTGCGGCAGACATCCGTGGTGATCCCGGCGGGGACGGCGCAGCAGGTGCACCTCGACCTGGACGTGCTGGCCCAGAACCCGGCGCTGCAGCCGGTGACGGTTTCGGTGTCCGCGCCTTCGAAGTGGAAGGCCCAGGTCCAGCCGCTGCAGCTGATCTGGTCGGGGCGGCTGCCGGTGCAGAAGACCGCGCCGATCACGGTCACGGTGCCGGCCGGGACCGCGCCGGGGACGTACCCGGTGCAGGTCAAGGTGTCGGGGCTGGGCGCGAACAGCGTTTCGCGGTCGGCGACGGTCGAGGTCCGGACGCCGTCGGTGTGCGCGTCTTCGGGCGCGCAGTGCGCGGTGGACCTCGCCCGCGACCTCAACCACGACGGCACGGCCACGGTGGCGGCGTCCACGGAGGGCAACTTCGACGGCGGCGGCTGGAGCTACGACGCTTCCCTGCTCCCGGCGGCGGGCCCGGTGGTCTGGGACGGCGTCACCTACGCGGCGCCGGACGCTTCGGGGACTTCGCCCAACTTCGTGGAGGCCCGCGGGCAATCGCTGCTGCTGCCGGCCGGGCAGCACGCCGCGCTGAAGCTGGTCGGGGCGTCGCACAACGGGCCGGTGTCGACGACGCTGACCGCGCACTACACCGACGGGACCAGCGCCGATCTGGCCGTGACCTTCGGGGACTGGGCGGGGTCCGGTTCGCCGGTCGTGCTCGAGATGCCGCACCGGATCAAGGCCGGCAGCGGCGTCGACGGGCCGCCGGTCCGGCTGTTCGGGATCTCGGCCGCGTTGGACGGCGGGAAGACCGTCCAGTCGGTGAGCCTGCCGAACGACCCGAGGGTGGAGATCTACGCGCTCACCCTGGCCTGA
- a CDS encoding RNA polymerase subunit sigma-70 has translation MDFEPYRRELLAHCYRMLGTPDEAEDVVQETYLRAWRAYDRFEGRASVRTWLFRIATNACLTALEQRARRPLPSGLGAPATDPDTPPSPAEPGDAWPRPIPDALITPESADPAAIAVARDGVRLALIAGLQRLPPRQRAVLILREVLAFPAAEVAEMLGTSVAAVKSTLQRARARLDTGAPAGTLTEPEQLALLDRYVSAFVRSDLAALERILREDAVIEPVPSRSWFAGKRTCLAFLRHVIGEPGDWRMTPARANGQPAAAAWYRGEPFGLAVLTTARGGIARITVFGFPDLVARFPPRGRS, from the coding sequence GTGGATTTCGAGCCGTACCGGCGTGAGCTGCTGGCGCACTGCTACCGCATGCTCGGCACCCCGGACGAGGCCGAGGACGTGGTGCAGGAGACGTACCTGCGCGCGTGGCGGGCGTACGACCGGTTCGAGGGCCGCGCGTCGGTGCGGACGTGGCTCTTCCGGATCGCGACGAACGCGTGCCTGACGGCGCTGGAGCAGCGCGCCCGCCGCCCGCTGCCGTCCGGCCTGGGCGCGCCCGCGACCGACCCGGACACCCCGCCGTCCCCGGCCGAGCCGGGCGACGCCTGGCCCCGCCCGATCCCGGACGCGCTGATCACCCCGGAGTCCGCGGACCCGGCGGCCATCGCGGTGGCCCGCGACGGCGTCCGCCTCGCCCTGATCGCCGGCCTCCAGCGCCTCCCGCCGAGGCAGCGTGCGGTTCTCATCCTGCGCGAGGTGCTGGCGTTCCCGGCGGCGGAGGTCGCGGAGATGCTCGGCACGAGCGTCGCGGCGGTGAAGAGCACGCTCCAGCGAGCCCGCGCGCGGCTGGACACCGGTGCGCCGGCCGGGACGCTGACCGAGCCGGAGCAGCTCGCGCTGCTGGACCGCTATGTGAGCGCGTTCGTCCGTTCCGACCTGGCCGCGCTGGAGCGGATCCTGCGCGAGGACGCGGTGATCGAGCCGGTGCCGTCGCGGTCGTGGTTCGCGGGGAAGCGGACGTGCCTGGCGTTCCTGCGCCACGTGATCGGCGAGCCGGGCGACTGGCGGATGACCCCGGCCCGGGCGAACGGCCAGCCCGCGGCGGCGGCCTGGTACCGCGGCGAGCCGTTCGGGCTCGCGGTGCTCACCACCGCCCGCGGCGGCATCGCCCGCATCACGGTCTTCGGCTTCCCCGACCTGGTCGCCCGATTCCCCCCCCGCGGCCGGTCGTGA
- a CDS encoding DUF4231 domain-containing protein, translated as MASPPDHHLDSERGFLEVAGREPDRPLRDQLLGFRDLVSADMDWADTRKRRFRQRASIVRVAALLLTAASTVVLGIQEIPARASIALPMVALVTVLGGLETFFNWRSRWVLMEETRYNLNRIRDEMDYYLVGTPTAELSRARLQEFFDRHQVTWADASRQWVEFRRLDRPPQSPEIRA; from the coding sequence ATGGCGTCCCCACCCGACCACCACCTCGATTCCGAACGCGGGTTCCTCGAAGTCGCCGGGCGCGAGCCGGACCGCCCGCTGCGCGACCAGCTCCTGGGCTTCCGCGATCTCGTGTCGGCCGACATGGACTGGGCCGACACGCGCAAACGCCGCTTTCGGCAGCGCGCGTCGATCGTCCGGGTGGCCGCGCTCCTGCTCACCGCGGCGTCGACGGTGGTGCTCGGCATCCAGGAGATCCCGGCCCGCGCGTCGATCGCCCTGCCGATGGTCGCGCTGGTCACCGTGCTCGGCGGGCTCGAAACGTTCTTCAACTGGCGTTCGCGCTGGGTGCTGATGGAGGAGACCCGCTACAACCTCAACCGGATCCGCGACGAGATGGACTACTACCTCGTCGGGACGCCGACGGCCGAGCTGAGCCGCGCGCGGTTGCAGGAGTTCTTCGACCGGCACCAGGTGACGTGGGCCGACGCGAGCCGCCAGTGGGTCGAGTTCCGCCGCCTCGACCGGCCACCCCAGTCGCCCGAGATCCGGGCCTGA
- a CDS encoding glycosyltransferase family 4 protein, with protein sequence MVFILPAAPPGSDTYDKRMCQNLPAVGQPVLELPIDGDWPEPDAASRRRLARSLAALPDRTVVLLDGMIASGVPEIVVPHARRLRLAVLVHQALADEPGLDPSHAAELDACERETLRMAGMVVATSPWLARLLIDRHDLDPGRVYVARPGTDAAPLAAGADGVSRLLCVGDVTRRNGQDLLVQALGEVDHLALSCVFTGSLAADPAYVDELHWSIERLGLGGRITLAGDAVDLGAAYNAADLLVIPSRAATSGMFVAQALARGIPVLATEVGGVYDALGVDADGEVPGLLVEPDDPFSLADALHRWYADPELRRSLRTAALGRGSALEEWDVAARRLTHVLSRLASEPRIVA encoded by the coding sequence ATGGTGTTCATCCTCCCGGCCGCCCCACCGGGCAGCGACACGTACGACAAGCGCATGTGCCAGAACCTGCCCGCCGTCGGGCAGCCGGTGCTCGAACTGCCGATCGACGGCGACTGGCCGGAGCCGGACGCGGCGTCGAGACGCCGGCTCGCGCGGTCGCTGGCGGCGCTGCCCGACCGGACGGTCGTGCTGCTCGACGGCATGATCGCCTCGGGCGTGCCGGAGATCGTCGTCCCGCACGCGCGGCGGTTGCGGCTGGCCGTGCTGGTGCACCAGGCGCTGGCCGACGAGCCCGGCCTCGATCCCTCGCACGCCGCGGAGCTGGACGCGTGCGAGCGCGAGACGCTGCGGATGGCCGGGATGGTCGTCGCGACCAGCCCGTGGCTCGCCCGGCTGCTGATCGACCGCCACGACCTGGACCCCGGCCGCGTCTACGTCGCCCGGCCCGGCACCGACGCGGCCCCGCTCGCGGCGGGCGCCGACGGCGTCTCCCGGCTGCTCTGCGTCGGCGACGTGACCCGCCGCAACGGCCAGGACCTGCTGGTCCAGGCCCTCGGCGAGGTGGACCACCTCGCGCTTTCCTGCGTCTTCACCGGCTCGCTGGCCGCGGACCCGGCATACGTCGACGAGCTGCACTGGTCGATCGAGCGCCTCGGGCTCGGCGGCCGGATCACCCTGGCCGGCGACGCGGTCGACCTCGGCGCCGCCTACAACGCGGCGGACCTGCTGGTCATCCCGTCCCGCGCGGCGACGTCCGGCATGTTCGTCGCGCAGGCGCTGGCCCGGGGCATCCCGGTGCTGGCGACCGAGGTCGGCGGCGTGTACGACGCGCTCGGCGTCGACGCCGACGGCGAGGTCCCCGGCCTGCTGGTGGAGCCGGACGACCCGTTCTCGCTCGCGGACGCGCTGCACCGCTGGTACGCCGACCCGGAACTGCGCCGCTCCCTGCGCACGGCGGCGCTGGGCCGCGGCAGCGCGCTGGAGGAGTGGGACGTGGCCGCGCGCCGGCTCACCCACGTGCTCTCGCGGCTGGCGTCCGAACCCCGGATCGTCGCCTGA